The DNA segment GTGGCTGGAATTCTTATCCTGCTTCAACCCGTGGCAGGAGGCGTCGCATTCGTATGGATATTAGGACTATACGCATTCATCATAGGAACGTTGGAAATAGTGGCCGCCTTTGAACTTCGCGCGGCACTCAATGAACCAGAGACTATTGATACGGCCTTGACGCCCGCGAAGGAGGAACCGTCCGAAACGCCACCAAAACGTAATAATAGAAGGCGATCAGGAGGCGCACGCGCAAACGCATAAGGAGTAGTACGCAGCAGAGGGGGAGTCATGGCAGCAGGAATTTGTGATATTGATAAAACGAGGCCAGCGACACGTATGGTTCGCGTCAGACAAAACGGACGATTAACGACATTGGAATTGTGTGACGAACATTACAGCGCATTACTCCAACAACAATCTATAACCTCACCGTTTGAATCACTTTTTTCTGGGTCAGATACCCTTGACAGCTTTTTCGAGAATTTCGCAGGGACGGGAATGACACGGACGCCTGGCGGACGATCAATTCCGATATCTGAAAACCGCGAATCCATAGATTTAGAGCAGTACCTGTCGGATCACACGAAAGACGTTATCCAAAAAGCCGCCAAAACCGCCGTTAGCCTTGGACGGCGTGAAGTAGACACCGAACATCTGCTTTATGCGCTGACAGAAAGTGACGTTATTCAAGAAATTCTAAAGCAGTTCAAGCTGAAGGATGACGACATCCGGGGATATATTGATGCCAACGCGCCAAAAGGTGAAAAGCCGCCCGAAGACCAGGAACGAATTGAGCTTTCCGTTTCACCACGGGTTAAGCAAGTACTTGGCAACGCTCTTCAAAGTTCGCAGGAATTAGGTCATAGCTATGTTGGCCCCGAACATTTGTTAGTTGCACTCGTTCAAGAAGATGAAGGCATGGCAGGGGAGATTCTACGACGATACGGACTGACGACAGAATCCTTACGGCAGGCAGTCGTTAAGGTTGTTGGTAAAGGCGCGCAGGAGGGGCGCGTTGAGCACGCCTCAACAACGCCTCAACTTGATAAATATTCGCGTGATCTAAGCGAACTGGCACGGCAGGGCAAGCTAGATCCGGTTATCGGGAGAGCTAAGGAAATCGAAACTACCATAGAGATCCTTGCAAGACGAACAAAGAATAACCCTGTCCTAATCGGCGAGCCAGGAGTAGGTAAAACAGCAATTGCCGAAGGGTTGGCGCAGCGAATCGTGAATGGCAGGATACCCCAGGTCTTACAAAGTAAACGTGTTGTCGAACTAAGCCTTACCGCTATGGTTGCAGGCAGTAAATACCGGGGTGAATTTGAAGAACGCATCAAAACAGTACTCGACGAGATTGTTGCTCACCAGGATGAACTGATTATTTTCATCGACGAATTACACACTGTCGTCGGCGCGGGGCAGGGCGGTGGTGAAGGCGGAATTGACGTTGCAAACGTTATGAAGCCGGCGCTTGCCCGTGGCGAACTTCATCTCATTGGAGCAACGACACTAAACGAATACCAAAAATATATCGAAAAGGACGCAGCGCTAGAGCGCCGCTTCCAGCCAGTATTAATACCCGAGCCAACCGTTGAACAAACGATTGAAATCCTCCGGGGATTACGTGATAGGTATGAAGCGCATCATAGGGTTAAAATCGCGGACGATGCTCTTGTCGCGGCTGCTGAGCTTGCCGATCGTTACGTTACAAACCGCTTCCTTCCCGATAAAGCGATCGATCTTATCGATCAAGCCGCAGCACGAGTGCGCATTGGTGCCGATACACATACCCAGGAAATGGATGATGTGGGTGACAAAATCGCAAAACAAACCCGCGAACGTGATTACGCCGTCAACCATAAGCAAATGGATGAGGCAAAAAAAATCAGCGAACAACTAGAAGGCCTCGAAGCTGAAAGGGATTCTCTTACCGATAAATGGCAAGCTGATAGGGGAATTACGTCTGAAGAGGTGCGTGTTGAACACATTGCCCAAGTAGTCTCGCGTATTACGGGTATCCCCGTTGCCGAACTTACCGAAGAAGAAAAAGATAAATTACTTAAAATGGAAGAACTCCTTCATCAGCGTGTCATTGGTCAGGATCAGGCGGTTGCGGCCGTGGCTGGCGCCATACGATTGGCACGTTCAGGCCTGAGGGAAGGTACGCAGCCTATCGCGACCTTCCTTTTCCTAGGCCCAACCGGCGTCGGTAAAACCGAACTAGCGAGGACACTTGCAGAAGTTGTCTTTGGAGACGAAGAAGCCATGATCCGCATAGATATGAGCGAATATATGGAACGGCATTCAGTCGCGCGACTTATTGGAGCCCCTCCGGGATATGTTGGTTACGATGAAGGCGGACAGCTTACCGAACGTGTCCGCCGTAAACCGTATAGTGTCATATTGCTCGACGAAATCGAAAAAGCGCATCCCGACGTCCATAATATCCTTTTGCAAGTTTTCGACGATGGCCGCCTGACCGACGGAAAGGGAAGATTAGTCGATTTCACCAACACGATCATTATCGCAACGTCTAACTTGGGGTCTGAATTGATCCAAGAAAACCTAACGCGTAAGGACAAGGAAAAGAGATCCTACGACGAGCTAAAAAAGGGCTTGATGGATATTTTGCGCATACAGTTCCGACCAGAATTCCTGAACCGGCTTGATGAGATCATCGTCTTTGACGCACTCGATAAAAACCAAATTAGAGAGATCGTTGAATTACGGCTGGAACGGGTCAAGCGTCTTGCGCGAGGCCAAGGAATTACTCTCGCCTTTGAAAAATCAGCCGTTGATTATCTTGCCAAGCAGGGTTACATGCCCGAATATGGCGCCCGGGAATTACAACGGCAAATTAAGATAGAGATCGAATCCAAGCTCGCCCAAGAAATGCTAAAAGGTGATATTAGCGAAGGGAGTACGGTACGAATTGCCCATGACACAAAGAAAGGTATCGTATTTAAAACGTAGCTTGCCGTAACAAACTAAAGATACTCGGCAATTAGTGCTTTCTTGCTACCCGCTAATTCCGCAGGCGTCCCTTCAAACATAATCTGCCCACCTTTATTTCCACCCTCA comes from the Candidatus Saccharimonadales bacterium genome and includes:
- a CDS encoding AAA family ATPase, producing the protein MAAGICDIDKTRPATRMVRVRQNGRLTTLELCDEHYSALLQQQSITSPFESLFSGSDTLDSFFENFAGTGMTRTPGGRSIPISENRESIDLEQYLSDHTKDVIQKAAKTAVSLGRREVDTEHLLYALTESDVIQEILKQFKLKDDDIRGYIDANAPKGEKPPEDQERIELSVSPRVKQVLGNALQSSQELGHSYVGPEHLLVALVQEDEGMAGEILRRYGLTTESLRQAVVKVVGKGAQEGRVEHASTTPQLDKYSRDLSELARQGKLDPVIGRAKEIETTIEILARRTKNNPVLIGEPGVGKTAIAEGLAQRIVNGRIPQVLQSKRVVELSLTAMVAGSKYRGEFEERIKTVLDEIVAHQDELIIFIDELHTVVGAGQGGGEGGIDVANVMKPALARGELHLIGATTLNEYQKYIEKDAALERRFQPVLIPEPTVEQTIEILRGLRDRYEAHHRVKIADDALVAAAELADRYVTNRFLPDKAIDLIDQAAARVRIGADTHTQEMDDVGDKIAKQTRERDYAVNHKQMDEAKKISEQLEGLEAERDSLTDKWQADRGITSEEVRVEHIAQVVSRITGIPVAELTEEEKDKLLKMEELLHQRVIGQDQAVAAVAGAIRLARSGLREGTQPIATFLFLGPTGVGKTELARTLAEVVFGDEEAMIRIDMSEYMERHSVARLIGAPPGYVGYDEGGQLTERVRRKPYSVILLDEIEKAHPDVHNILLQVFDDGRLTDGKGRLVDFTNTIIIATSNLGSELIQENLTRKDKEKRSYDELKKGLMDILRIQFRPEFLNRLDEIIVFDALDKNQIREIVELRLERVKRLARGQGITLAFEKSAVDYLAKQGYMPEYGARELQRQIKIEIESKLAQEMLKGDISEGSTVRIAHDTKKGIVFKT